The following coding sequences are from one Diospyros lotus cultivar Yz01 chromosome 7, ASM1463336v1, whole genome shotgun sequence window:
- the LOC127806862 gene encoding malate dehydrogenase [NADP], chloroplastic: MAVAELSTSYTKTSLHSRLSLSTRLADHRRLALRPRLLPRTQTGRVYCSVVSNQVQAAAPLQAEEAKKKPECYGVFCLTYDLKAEDETKSWKKLINIAVSGAAGMISNHLLFKLASGEVFGPDQPIALKLLGSERSFQALEGVAMELEDSLFPLLREVSISIDPYDVFQDVEWALLIGAKPRGPGMERAGLLDINGQIFAKQGKALNAVASRNVKVIVVGNPCNTNALICLKNAPNIPAKNFHALTRLDENRAKCQLALKAGVFYDKVSNVTIWGNHSTTQVPDFLNARINGLPVKEVIKDTKWLEEEFTEKVQKRGGVLIEKWGRSSAASTSVSIVDAIRSLVTPTPEGDWFSSGVYTDGNPYGIAEGLVFSMPCRSKGDGDYELVKDIIFDDYLHGRIAKTEAELLAEKRCVAHLTGEGVAVCDLPEDTMLPGEM; the protein is encoded by the exons atggccgtggcAGAGCTATCTACGTCGTACACCAAAACAAGTCTCCACTCTCGCCTGTCACTGTCAACCCGCCTCGCCGATCACCGCCGTCTTGCTCTCCGCCCCCGCCTGCTTCCTCGGACCCAAACCGGAAGAGTCTACTGCTCTGTTGTGTCCAA CCAAGTTCAAGCAGCAGCCCCTTTGCAGGCTGAAGAAGCCAAGAAGAAGCCCGAATGCTACGGAGTCTTCTGTCTCACCTATGATCTCAAGGCT GAGGATGAGACGAAATCCTGGAAGAAATTGATAAACATAGCAGTCTCAGGTGCTGCTGGGATGATTTCTAATCATTTACTTTTcaaa CTTGCATCTGGTGAAGTTTTTGGGCCAGATCAACCTATTGCATTGAAACTTCTAGGCTCTGAGAGATCATTCCAAGCTCTGGAAG GAGTTGCCATGGAGCTAGAGGATTCGTTATTTCCTTTGTTGAGGGAAGTTAGTATTAGCATAGATCCTTATGATGTCTTCCAAGATGTTGAATGGGCACTTCTGATAGGAGCAAAGCCTCGGGGTCCTGGAATGGAACGAGCTGGCTTATTAGACATAAATGGGCAAATTTTTGCTAAACAG GGAAAAGCTCTTAATGCAGTCGCATCGCGCAATGTCAAAGTAATAGTAGTGGGCAATCCCTGCAACACTAA TGCATTGATTTGCTTGAAAAATGCTCCAAACATACCAGCTAAGAATTTTCACGCTTTGACTAGATTAGATGAGAATAGAGCAAAGTGCCAG CTGGCCCTCAAGGCAGGTGTCTTCTATGACAAAGTGTCGAATGTGACTATATGGGGAAACCATTCAACCACTCAG GTTCCAGACTTTTTGAATGCTAGAATCAATGGCTTACCTGTCAAAGAGGTCATTAAGGATACCAAGTGGTTGGAGGAGGAGTTCACTGAAAAAGTCCAGAAG AGAGGTGGTGTGCTTATTGAGAAGTGGGGAAGATCTTCGGCTGCATCAACTTCCGTCTCAATTGTTGATGCCATTAGGTCCCTTGTGACTCCCACCCCTGAGGGTGATTGGTTTTCTTCTGGA GTTTACACCGATGGGAATCCATATGGTATAGCAGAGGGTCTTGTTTTCAGCATGCCGTGCAGATCAAAA GGAGATGGAGATTATGAGCTTGTCAAGGACATAATATTTGATGACTATCTTCATGGACGAATAGCCAAG ACTGAAGCCGAATTGCTTGCCGAGAAGAGGTGCGTGGCGCACCTCACCGGAGAG GGTGTTGCTGTGTGTGATCTACCAGAAGACACAATGCTTCCGGGGGAAATGTAG
- the LOC127806228 gene encoding NAC domain-containing protein 53-like isoform X1: MGLDPSSAEPPTASLAPGFRFHPTDEELVQYYLKRKICGKPFRFDAISVIDIYKSEPWDLPGRSRLKSRDLEWYFFSVLDKKYGNGSKTNRATERGYWKTTGKDRPVLHRSWTVGMKKTLVYHIGRAPRGERTNWVMHEYKLVDEELERIGAAQKDAFVLCRIFQKSGSGPKNGEQYGAPFVEEEWEDDELVMVPGLEVAEEVVIADDAYLDGDDLEQILDAEILSDEVPVPSSFYYVDNNSHTQEPVNLVDDTKNLLVVTGENYCPSEQPDGQILFDLPVQNDMNVKPVKHEYIGEPSNTVNTVDIDYLLDEPFLDASSDPPFDEGAFLETNDLSNPIEADPSGFDMLDEYLTFLGAGDDDSQYLALDSLEMMIGSENLVSGQAYLPEKDVDGGGQQETPESQKAVGGDKDDVASTSKKEPGNFESDYQKPFIKQASCMLENIPAPPAFASEFPSKTAALQLNSASDSSSSVHVTAGMIQIRNITLTSSGTHWSLGKHVDVNIIFSLDLPQNVASSAGLEPMAGLLLGKAGSRSWFYLIFFWVLILSVSFKIGSYIYTGNASR, from the exons ATGGGTCTCGATCCATCGTCTGCAGAACCCCCGACGGCGTCTCTCGCGCCAGGGTTTCGGTTCCACCCCACCGATGAAGAACTGGTTCAGTACTACCTCAAGCGCAAAATCTGCGGCAAGCCCTTCCGATTCGATGCCATCTCCGTAATCGATATCTATAAATCGGAGCCCTGGGACCTTCCCG GGAGGTCAAGGCTGAAGAGCAGGGACTTGGAGTGGTACTTCTTTAGTGTATTAGATAAGAAATATGGGAATGGATCAAAGACCAACAGAGCTACTGAAAGAGGGTACTGGAAGACAACAGGAAAGGACAGGCCTGTTCTCCATAGGTCCTGGACTGTTGGGATGAAGAAGACACTTGTTTATCACATTGGCCGAGCTCCTCGTGGTGAGAGAACCAACTGGGTGATGCACGAGTATAAGCTTGTTGATGAGGAGTTGGAGAGAATTGGAGCTGCACAG AAGGATGCATTTGTACTGTGTAGGATTTTCCAAAAGAGTGGTTCAGGGCCGAAGAATGGGGAGCAGTATGGAGCACCATTTGTTGAGGAGGAATGGGAGGATGACGAGTTAGTTATGGTTCCTGGGCTAGAGGTTGCTGAGGAAGTGGTAATTGCTGATGATGCCTATCTCGATGGAGATGACCTGGAGCAG ATTCTTGATGCAGAGATTCTATCAGATGAGGTACCGGTTCCATCCAGCTTCTATTATGTTGATAACAACAGTCATACCCAGGAGCCAGTGAATTTGGTTGATGATACTAAAAATCTGTTGGTGGTTACTGGTGAGAATTACTGTCCTTCAGAACAGCCTGATGGCCAGATACTGTTTGATCTGCCAGTGCAAAATGACATGAACGTGAAGCCAGTAAAGCATGAATATATTGGTGAACCAAGCAATACAGTGAATACTGTGGATATAGATTACTTGCTTGATGAACCATTCTTGGATGCTAGCAGTGATCCTCCATTTGATGAAGGGGCATTCCTGGAAACTAACGACCTCTCGAACCCCATTGAGGCAGATCCTTCTGGTTTTGACATGCTAGATGAGTACCTTACATTCCTTGGGGCAGGTGATGACGACTCACAATACCTggccttagattctttggagaTGATGATTGGAAGTGAGAACCTTGTTTCTGGCCAGGCATACCTTCCAGAGAAG GATGTTGATGGAGGAGGCCAGCAAGAGACTCCAGAAAGCCAAAAAGCCGTGGGAGGGGACAAGGATGACGTTGCATCCACATCAAAGAAAGAGCCTGGTAATTTTGAATCAG ATTATCAGAAGCCATTTATCAAGCAGGCAAGTTGCATGCTGGAAAACATCCCAGCTCCGCCTGCATTTGCTTCAGAGTTCCCTTCAAAAACTGCAGCTCTTCAGCTGAACTCTGCGTCTGATTCTTCAAGTTCAGTCCATGTTACTGCTGGTATGATTCAGATAAGAAATATAACCTTGACCAGCAGTGGGACGCACTGGTCGCTTGGCAAGCACGTAGACGTGAATATCATCTTTTCTCTTGACCTGCCACAAAATGTTGCAAGTTCTGCCGGTTTGGAGCCAATGGCAGGCCTACTCTTGGGAAAGGCTGGGTCACGGAGCTGGTTTTACCTGATCTTTTTTTGGGTCCTGATCCTCTCAGTGAGTTTCAAAATTGGGAGTTACATCTACACGGGAAATGCATCGAGGTAA
- the LOC127806228 gene encoding NAC domain-containing protein 53-like isoform X2 has product MGLDPSSAEPPTASLAPGFRFHPTDEELVQYYLKRKICGKPFRFDAISVIDIYKSEPWDLPGRSRLKSRDLEWYFFSVLDKKYGNGSKTNRATERGYWKTTGKDRPVLHRSWTVGMKKTLVYHIGRAPRGERTNWVMHEYKLVDEELERIGAAQDAFVLCRIFQKSGSGPKNGEQYGAPFVEEEWEDDELVMVPGLEVAEEVVIADDAYLDGDDLEQILDAEILSDEVPVPSSFYYVDNNSHTQEPVNLVDDTKNLLVVTGENYCPSEQPDGQILFDLPVQNDMNVKPVKHEYIGEPSNTVNTVDIDYLLDEPFLDASSDPPFDEGAFLETNDLSNPIEADPSGFDMLDEYLTFLGAGDDDSQYLALDSLEMMIGSENLVSGQAYLPEKDVDGGGQQETPESQKAVGGDKDDVASTSKKEPGNFESDYQKPFIKQASCMLENIPAPPAFASEFPSKTAALQLNSASDSSSSVHVTAGMIQIRNITLTSSGTHWSLGKHVDVNIIFSLDLPQNVASSAGLEPMAGLLLGKAGSRSWFYLIFFWVLILSVSFKIGSYIYTGNASR; this is encoded by the exons ATGGGTCTCGATCCATCGTCTGCAGAACCCCCGACGGCGTCTCTCGCGCCAGGGTTTCGGTTCCACCCCACCGATGAAGAACTGGTTCAGTACTACCTCAAGCGCAAAATCTGCGGCAAGCCCTTCCGATTCGATGCCATCTCCGTAATCGATATCTATAAATCGGAGCCCTGGGACCTTCCCG GGAGGTCAAGGCTGAAGAGCAGGGACTTGGAGTGGTACTTCTTTAGTGTATTAGATAAGAAATATGGGAATGGATCAAAGACCAACAGAGCTACTGAAAGAGGGTACTGGAAGACAACAGGAAAGGACAGGCCTGTTCTCCATAGGTCCTGGACTGTTGGGATGAAGAAGACACTTGTTTATCACATTGGCCGAGCTCCTCGTGGTGAGAGAACCAACTGGGTGATGCACGAGTATAAGCTTGTTGATGAGGAGTTGGAGAGAATTGGAGCTGCACAG GATGCATTTGTACTGTGTAGGATTTTCCAAAAGAGTGGTTCAGGGCCGAAGAATGGGGAGCAGTATGGAGCACCATTTGTTGAGGAGGAATGGGAGGATGACGAGTTAGTTATGGTTCCTGGGCTAGAGGTTGCTGAGGAAGTGGTAATTGCTGATGATGCCTATCTCGATGGAGATGACCTGGAGCAG ATTCTTGATGCAGAGATTCTATCAGATGAGGTACCGGTTCCATCCAGCTTCTATTATGTTGATAACAACAGTCATACCCAGGAGCCAGTGAATTTGGTTGATGATACTAAAAATCTGTTGGTGGTTACTGGTGAGAATTACTGTCCTTCAGAACAGCCTGATGGCCAGATACTGTTTGATCTGCCAGTGCAAAATGACATGAACGTGAAGCCAGTAAAGCATGAATATATTGGTGAACCAAGCAATACAGTGAATACTGTGGATATAGATTACTTGCTTGATGAACCATTCTTGGATGCTAGCAGTGATCCTCCATTTGATGAAGGGGCATTCCTGGAAACTAACGACCTCTCGAACCCCATTGAGGCAGATCCTTCTGGTTTTGACATGCTAGATGAGTACCTTACATTCCTTGGGGCAGGTGATGACGACTCACAATACCTggccttagattctttggagaTGATGATTGGAAGTGAGAACCTTGTTTCTGGCCAGGCATACCTTCCAGAGAAG GATGTTGATGGAGGAGGCCAGCAAGAGACTCCAGAAAGCCAAAAAGCCGTGGGAGGGGACAAGGATGACGTTGCATCCACATCAAAGAAAGAGCCTGGTAATTTTGAATCAG ATTATCAGAAGCCATTTATCAAGCAGGCAAGTTGCATGCTGGAAAACATCCCAGCTCCGCCTGCATTTGCTTCAGAGTTCCCTTCAAAAACTGCAGCTCTTCAGCTGAACTCTGCGTCTGATTCTTCAAGTTCAGTCCATGTTACTGCTGGTATGATTCAGATAAGAAATATAACCTTGACCAGCAGTGGGACGCACTGGTCGCTTGGCAAGCACGTAGACGTGAATATCATCTTTTCTCTTGACCTGCCACAAAATGTTGCAAGTTCTGCCGGTTTGGAGCCAATGGCAGGCCTACTCTTGGGAAAGGCTGGGTCACGGAGCTGGTTTTACCTGATCTTTTTTTGGGTCCTGATCCTCTCAGTGAGTTTCAAAATTGGGAGTTACATCTACACGGGAAATGCATCGAGGTAA